The DNA segment CGAGGCAGACGAAGACGTCGGGGTCGACCGCCCGCACTCCGGCGAGCGTGACCGTGTGTTCGCCGCCGAGCAGAAGCGGGACCGCGTCGTCCCAGACCGCGTCGGTCGCGACGCCCTCCAGGTACTCGAGATACTCCGCGGCGTCGTCCCACGCGCGAACGTCGCCGTGGTCGTGGACCGCGAGTTCGGAGAACCGGGCGTCCGTCCGGGCGTCGTAGTCGTCGTAGGTCCGGGCGAACCGCCGAATCCGGTCGGGACCGAACCGAGCGCCGGGCTGGAACGTCGTCGAAACGTCGAGGGGCGCGCCCACCACCACGTAGTCGGCGGCGTCGCGGTCGGCGGTCGCGCCGGGAAACATCGAAATCTACTCGAGAATCTTGCGCTGCTCTTCCATCTCGAGGTACTCGATCTCGTCGTCGGGCGAGAGCGAGACGTCGCCGGGCGTCTTGATGGTGATGGTTTCGTAGGTTTCGAGGTCCATGACCTGGGCGACGTCGTCGCTCTCGACGGAGACGACCTGACCCTGTTTGCGGTTGATGATGGGGACCCAGATCTTGGCGTCGACCGGCTGGGAGAGGCTGCGCTTCTTGCCGTCGAAGACGCCCTTGGCCTCGATGCGGGCCTTCGCGCTGCCGTGTTTGCCCGGCTTGGCCGTGCTGTAGGAGTTGATGACGCAGGCCGCGTCGTCTATCATCACGTAGTTGCCTTCCTGGAGGTCCCGTACTTCCTTCTGCTCTTTTGCCATACGGCCGGATAGCGTCCGGGGTAGTATAAACCGTTTGGAAACGCCTCGCGGGCGAGCGAGCGCCGCGAACGTGGGTGTTCGTGCCATGGCGAAGTCCGCGACCCGACCCGCTTCTCGGACGCCAGGAGTCACTCGCGCTCGTGGCCGTGGCCGACCACGAGCGCCGCGACGTGGGCGACCAGGAGCGAGAGGAACGCCGTCGCCTGTCCGGCGTCGAGGCCGCCGTAGAGCAGCGGCACGTAGAGCGCGGGCAGTGCGACGGCCGTCCAGAACCCCGCGGCCCGGACGAGCGCGACGACGGGTGCGGTCGCGCTGGTCGCGAGCGACTGGGCGGCGGCGAGCCAATCGACGGCGGTACGGTCGGACGAGACGGTGAGGGGTGAGGGGGAGTCGGACATCGTGACCTGTCTTGGTTACTCGAATATTTCGGTCGAAGAAAGCATATAACCGGCCGAACGTTGCACGAATTCGGACTGTTTCAGCGAATTTATCCGGTTACTTAGTGGTCCGGACGCCCGACCTTACGACCTCCATTAACCGGGGCGTGAGAGCTTATGGCGCGTCTAGTCCGGCGTTACAGACCGTCTAAAGTTGGGTCGGTGCGGTTTCCATGCAGGAGGTAGGCGGACGCGAGCG comes from the Halorussus vallis genome and includes:
- a CDS encoding translation initiation factor IF-5A, with amino-acid sequence MAKEQKEVRDLQEGNYVMIDDAACVINSYSTAKPGKHGSAKARIEAKGVFDGKKRSLSQPVDAKIWVPIINRKQGQVVSVESDDVAQVMDLETYETITIKTPGDVSLSPDDEIEYLEMEEQRKILE